A genome region from Setaria italica strain Yugu1 chromosome III, Setaria_italica_v2.0, whole genome shotgun sequence includes the following:
- the LOC101785350 gene encoding mannosylglycoprotein endo-beta-mannosidase isoform X2 has product MDPGRRPRHCAGDAAEEPADPGPLLRAEQPGHRRHRRRWEGVLHVLVLHHLPVCPGNQHVTLNFRGINYSAEMYLNGHKEVLPKGMFRRHTIDITDVLHPDGNNMLAVLVHPPDHPGRIPPQGGQGGDHQIGKDVATQYVEGWDWMCPIRDRNTGIWDEVSISITGPVNIMDPHLVSTFHDDFKRSYLHCTLQLENKSSWIADCTLKIQVSTELEGNICLVEHLQSYAIAIPPQSDLEYTIPPLFFYKPNLWWPNGMGKQSLYYVEISVDVKGFGESDSWSHYFGFRKIESTIDNSTGGRIFKVNGEPIFIRGGNWILSDGLLRLTKKRYMTDIKFHADMNFNMLRCWGGGLAERPDFYHFCDVYGLMVWQEFWITGDVDGRGIPVSNPNGPLDHHLFLLCARDTIKLLRNHASLALWVGGNEQVPPVDINRALKNDLKLHPMFVSSQASNSQEKCLSEESTDPSKYLDGTRVYVQGSMWDGFANGKGDFTDGPYEIQYPESFFKDSFYKYGFNPEVGSVGVPVAATIRATMPPEGWSIPIFKKRIGGYIEEVPNPIWDYHKFIPYSKPGKVHDQIELYGHPKDLDDFCEKAQLVNYVQYRALLEGWTSFMWTKFTGLLIWKTQNPWTGLRGQFYDHLQDQTAGFYGCRCAAEPIHVQLNLASYFIEVVNTTADELADVAVEVSVWDLDGASPYYKVSEKIVVPPKKVKQIMEMKYPKMKDAKPVYFLLLKLFRLSDNGILSRNFYWLHLHGKDYKLLEQYQQKNIPLKIYTEVSVSGSRHKVRMTVENKSNKSVAENTSSVSTIDLGDASGSHNASKETTQQRNESGGSWRKIRSGLSIPRSSHNLRTLEVNGTDSGVAFFLHFSVHSSGSSTAKEKYNDTRILPVHYSDNYFSLTPGEKTAIDISFEAPPGSSPRVVLRGWNHHLDHAVMI; this is encoded by the exons ATGGATCCGGGCCGCCGTCCCCGGCAC TGTGCTGGGGACGCTGCTGAAGAACCAGCTGATCCCGGACCCCTTCTACGGGCTGAACAACCAGGCCATCGTCGACATCGCCGACGCTGGGAGGGAGTACTACACGTTCTGGTTCTTCACCACCTTCCAGTGTGTCCCG GAAATCAACACGTTACTTTAAACTTCCGGGGAATAAACTACTCAGCAGAAATGTACCTAAATGGGCACAAGGAGGTACTTCCAAAAGGAATGTTCCGAAGGCACACGATTGATATTACTGATGTTCTCCATCCTGATGGTAACAATATGCTTGCTGTCCTTGTTCATCCTCCTGATCACCCTGGCAGAATTCCTCCTCAGGGAGGCCAGGGTGGTGACCATCAG ATTGGGAAAGATGTTGCTACACAATATGTTGAAGGATGGGATTGGATGTGCCCAATAAG GGATCGAAACACGGGTATCTGGGATGAGGTATCAATTTCGATAACTGGG CCTGTGAATATAATGGACCCCCATCTGGTTTCAACTTTTCATGATGATTTTAAGAGGTCATACCTACATTGTACACTTCAGCTAGAGAACAAAAGTTCCTGGATTGCAGATTGTACCTTGAAAATACAGGTTTCAACTGAACTTGAAGGGAACATTTGCTTGGTGGAACACCTTCAGAGTTATGCCATAGCTATCCCTCCTCAGTCAGATCTAGAGTACACCATTCCTCCT TTATTCTTCTATAAGCCAAACCTGTGGTGGCCAAATGGCATGGGAAAGCAATCCCTATACTATGTCGAGATTAGTGTAGATGTTAAAGGATTTGGAGAGTCTGATTCCTGGAGCCATTATTTTGGATTCCGTAAGATCGAGAGTACAATTGATAATTCTACTGGTGGGAG GATCTTCAAGGTAAATGGTGAACCTATTTTTATCCGAGGAGGGAACTGGATATTGTCAGATGGCCTTCTTCGATTAACAAAGAAGCGATATATGACTGACATCAAGTTCCACGCCGACATGAACTTCAATATGCTTCGCTGTTGGGGTGGCGGATTAGCAGAGAGGCCTGATTTTTATCATTTTTGCGATGTCTATGGTCTGATG GTTTGGCAGGAATTTTGGATAACTGGAGATGTCGACGGCCGAGGAATTCCTGTATCAAACCCTAATGGCCCTTTGGACCATCATCTCTTTCTTCTATGTGCTAGAGATACTATCAAATTACTCAGGAATCATGCTAGTCTAGCTTTATGGGTTGGTGGTAATGAGCAAGTCCCACCAGTTGACATCAACAGAGCACTGAAGAATGATTTGAAGTTACATCCTATGTTTGTAAGTAGCCAGGCATCAAACAGTCAAGAAAAATGTTTATCGGAAGAATCAACTGACCCCAGTAAATACCTTGATGGTACGCGTGTGTATGTCCAAGGATCAATGTGGGATGGTTTTGCCAATGGGAAAGGCGATTTCACTGATGGTCCATATGAGATTCAATATCCAGAGAGCTTTTTCAAGGACAGTTTCTACAAATATGGGTTCAACCCTGAAGTTGGGTCTGTGGGGGTTCCAGTTGCTGCGACAATTAGGGCCACAATGCCTCCAGAGGGATGGAGTATTCCAATTTTCAAGAAAAGAATTGGCGGGTACATAGAAGAAGTACCAAATCCAATATGGGACTACCACAAGTTCATTCCCTACTCAAAACCAGGGAAGGTCCATGATCAGATTGAACTTTATGGACACCCAAAAGACCTGGATGATTTCTGTGAAAAG GCACAACTAGTTAACTACGTTCAGTACAGAGCGCTTCTGGAAGGATGGACTTCCTTCATGTGGACAAAGTTTACAGGTCTTCTGATTTGGAAGACACAGAATCCATGGACTGGACTAAGAGGGCAGTTCTATGATCATCTCCAAGACCAAACTGCTGGGTTTTATGGTTGCCGTTGTGCTGCTGAACCTATTCATGTCCAACTGAATTTGGCCAGCTACTTTATAGAG GTGGTAAACACTACAGCTGATGAACTCGCAGATGTGGCTGTCGAAGTTTCAGTATGGGATCTGGATGGTGCATCCCCCTATTACAAAGTTTCCGAGAAAATAGTTGTACCACCAAAGAAAGTGAAGCAGATCATGGAGATGAAATACCCGAAGATGAAGGATGCCAAGCCTGTGTATTTTCTGCTACTCAAACTTTTCAGGCTGTCAGACAATGGAATACTCTCCAGAAACTTCTACTGGTTACATCTTCATGGGAAAGACTACAAATTATTAGAGCAGTACCAGCAGAAAAACATTCCACTAAAAATTTATACTGAGGTTTCAGTCTCCGGCTCCAGGCACAAAGTAAGAATGACCGTGGAAAACAAGTCGAATAAGTCAGTAGCAGAAAACACATCCTCAGTATCAACAATTGATCTAGGTGATGCAAGTGGTTCCCACAACGCTAGCAAAGAAACTACTCAGCAGAGAAATGAGAGCGGCGGCTCGTGGAGGAAAATACGCAGCGGCCTCAGTATCCCAAGATCAAGTCACAACCTAAGAACACTTGAGGTGAACGGGACCGATTCGGGCGTCGCATTCTTCCTCCATTTCTCGGTGCACAGTTCTGGATCGTCCACAGCTAAGGAGAAATACAACGACACAAGGATCCTCCCTGTCCACTACTCAGACAACTACTTTTCGCTGACGCCGGGGGAGAAGACGGCCATTGACATCTCGTTCGAGGCTCCCCCGGGGTCCAGTCCCAGGGTCGTTCTCCGAGGCTGGAACCATCATCTGGACCATGCCGTGATGATCTGA
- the LOC101784684 gene encoding uncharacterized protein LOC101784684 — protein sequence MMQLPQHHKPSKPSAPSCCSSWIRRSPPSSPPHKKPGGGGRSRYACRLVPLLVLTIYSVVTVLRIPSSSLVVTTADSERVERREDLEALKTHLPSNQNSLEAREETRSVASLPCSAFINGEAGYGEEGVMCCDRSHYRSDVCYLRGDVRTDPSTSSVLLYNAPRGSSPEKVRPYTRKFEDSIMSTIDEVTILPVAGAYNASASAGDGGTLRRRCDVRHPRGVPAVVFSTGGYTGNVYHEFSDGLIPLFITAQRFAGEVVFVVLEYHYWWLGRYGAVLERLTNYKIVDFRYDRRVHCFDEMIVGLRIHGELVVDPKLMPNGKSIKDFQALLHQGYSRASSSSASPPVPLPLAPPSRPCPRPAKPKLLIFIRKQNRVLLNLPHVVTACRRAGFAPHVMNLRRQTPLPVIHAALASADAMVAVHGAAVTHFLFMRPGSVLLQIVPVGLDWAADAFYGKPAQQLGLEYLEYKVAPEESSLAAEYGLNSTVVRDPSVISSRGWWEMKKVYMDRQNVTVNIKRFGELLKAARTHLKNATACAKGAGAAAALR from the exons ATGATGCAGCTGCCGCAGCATCACAAGCCCAGCAAGCCATCGGCGCCCTCCTGCTGTTCGTCGTGGATCCGAAGGTCCCCGCCGTCTTCCCCGCCACATAAGaagcctggcggcggcgggaggagccgGTATGCTTGCCGCCTCGTGCCCCTGCTCGTGCTCACAATCTACAGCGTCGTCACCGTGCTCCGCATCCCCAGCTCCTCCCTCGTCGTCACCACCGCCGATT CAGAGCGCGTGGAGCGGCGGGAGGACTTGGAGGCGCTCAAGACCCATCTGCCGTCGAACCAGAATAGCCTCGAGGCCCGCGAGGAGACGCGGTCCGTCGCCTCCCTCCCCTGCTCCGCCTTCATCAACG GTGAGGCCGGGTATGGCGAGGAGGGCGTGATGTGCTGCGACCGGAGCCACTACCGCAGCGATGTGTGCTACCTCCGCGGCGACGTGCGCACGGACCCGTCCACCTCGTCGGTGCTCCTGTACAACGCACCCCGCGGGAGCTCCCCGGAGAAGGTCCGGCCGTACACGCGCAAGTTCGAGGACAGCATCATGAGCACCATCGACGAGGTGACCATCCTGCCCGTGGCCGGCGCCTACAACGCGAGCGCCagcgcgggcgacggcggcaccCTGCGGCGCCGGTGCGACGTGCGCCACCCGCGCGGCGTGCCCGCGGTGGTGTTCTCGACGGGCGGGTACACGGGGAACGTGTACCACGAGTTCAGCGACGGGCTGATCCCGCTCTTCATCACGGCGCAGCGGTTCGCCGGCGAGGTGGTGTTCGTGGTGCTCGAGTACCACTACTGGTGGCTGGGCCGCTACGGCGCCGTCCTGGAGCGGCTCACCAACTATAAGATTGTGGACTTCCGCTACGACCGCCGCGTCCACTGCTTCGACGAGATGATCGTCGGCCTCCGCATCCACGGCgagctcgtcgtcgaccccaagCTCATGCCCAACG GCAAGAGCATCAAGGATTTCCAGGCGCTCCTGCACCAGGGCTACAGccgggcgtcgtcgtcgtcggcatcGCCGCCGGTGCCACTCCCTCtggcgccgccgtcccggccgTGCCCGCGCCCGGCCAAGCCCAAGCTGCTCATCTTCATCCGCAAGCAGAACCGGGTGCTGCTCAACCTCCCGCACGTCGTGACGGCATGCCGCCGGGCCGGGTTCGCGCCGCACGTGATGAACCTGCGGCGCCAGACCCCGCTGCCGGTCATCCACGCCGCGCTGGCCTCGGCAGACGCCATGGTTGCCGTGCACGGCGCGGCGGTCACCCACTTCCTCTTCATGCGCCCGGGGTCCGTGCTCCTCCAGATCGTGCCCGTGGGGCTCGACTGGGCGGCCGACGCCTTCTACGGCAAGCCCGCGCAGCAGCTGGGGCTCGAGTATCTCGAGTACAAGGTGGCGCCCGAGGAGAGCTCGCTGGCCGCCGAGTACGGGCTCAACAGCACCGTGGTGCGGGACCCCTCCGTGATCAGCAGCCGCGGGTGGTGGGAGATgaagaaggtgtacatggaCAGGCAGAACGTCACCGTCAACATCAAGCGGTTCGGCGAGCTGCTCAAGGCGGCGCGGACGCACCTCAAGAACGCCACGGCGTGCGCcaagggcgccggcgccgccgcggcactGAGGTAG
- the LOC101785350 gene encoding mannosylglycoprotein endo-beta-mannosidase isoform X1 — protein MAAAAVGKRVLDAGWLAARSTEVALTGVQLTTTQPPAADPHPAAPWIRAAVPGTVLGTLLKNQLIPDPFYGLNNQAIVDIADAGREYYTFWFFTTFQCVPSGNQHVTLNFRGINYSAEMYLNGHKEVLPKGMFRRHTIDITDVLHPDGNNMLAVLVHPPDHPGRIPPQGGQGGDHQIGKDVATQYVEGWDWMCPIRDRNTGIWDEVSISITGPVNIMDPHLVSTFHDDFKRSYLHCTLQLENKSSWIADCTLKIQVSTELEGNICLVEHLQSYAIAIPPQSDLEYTIPPLFFYKPNLWWPNGMGKQSLYYVEISVDVKGFGESDSWSHYFGFRKIESTIDNSTGGRIFKVNGEPIFIRGGNWILSDGLLRLTKKRYMTDIKFHADMNFNMLRCWGGGLAERPDFYHFCDVYGLMVWQEFWITGDVDGRGIPVSNPNGPLDHHLFLLCARDTIKLLRNHASLALWVGGNEQVPPVDINRALKNDLKLHPMFVSSQASNSQEKCLSEESTDPSKYLDGTRVYVQGSMWDGFANGKGDFTDGPYEIQYPESFFKDSFYKYGFNPEVGSVGVPVAATIRATMPPEGWSIPIFKKRIGGYIEEVPNPIWDYHKFIPYSKPGKVHDQIELYGHPKDLDDFCEKAQLVNYVQYRALLEGWTSFMWTKFTGLLIWKTQNPWTGLRGQFYDHLQDQTAGFYGCRCAAEPIHVQLNLASYFIEVVNTTADELADVAVEVSVWDLDGASPYYKVSEKIVVPPKKVKQIMEMKYPKMKDAKPVYFLLLKLFRLSDNGILSRNFYWLHLHGKDYKLLEQYQQKNIPLKIYTEVSVSGSRHKVRMTVENKSNKSVAENTSSVSTIDLGDASGSHNASKETTQQRNESGGSWRKIRSGLSIPRSSHNLRTLEVNGTDSGVAFFLHFSVHSSGSSTAKEKYNDTRILPVHYSDNYFSLTPGEKTAIDISFEAPPGSSPRVVLRGWNHHLDHAVMI, from the exons atggccgcggcggccgtggggaAGCGCGTGCTCGACGCGGGCTGGCTCGCCGCGCGCTCCACCGAGGTCGCGCTCACCGGCGTCCAGCTCACCACCAcccagccgccggccgccgacccGCACCCCGCCGCGCCATGGATCCGGGCCGCCGTCCCCGGCAC TGTGCTGGGGACGCTGCTGAAGAACCAGCTGATCCCGGACCCCTTCTACGGGCTGAACAACCAGGCCATCGTCGACATCGCCGACGCTGGGAGGGAGTACTACACGTTCTGGTTCTTCACCACCTTCCAGTGTGTCCCG TCAGGAAATCAACACGTTACTTTAAACTTCCGGGGAATAAACTACTCAGCAGAAATGTACCTAAATGGGCACAAGGAGGTACTTCCAAAAGGAATGTTCCGAAGGCACACGATTGATATTACTGATGTTCTCCATCCTGATGGTAACAATATGCTTGCTGTCCTTGTTCATCCTCCTGATCACCCTGGCAGAATTCCTCCTCAGGGAGGCCAGGGTGGTGACCATCAG ATTGGGAAAGATGTTGCTACACAATATGTTGAAGGATGGGATTGGATGTGCCCAATAAG GGATCGAAACACGGGTATCTGGGATGAGGTATCAATTTCGATAACTGGG CCTGTGAATATAATGGACCCCCATCTGGTTTCAACTTTTCATGATGATTTTAAGAGGTCATACCTACATTGTACACTTCAGCTAGAGAACAAAAGTTCCTGGATTGCAGATTGTACCTTGAAAATACAGGTTTCAACTGAACTTGAAGGGAACATTTGCTTGGTGGAACACCTTCAGAGTTATGCCATAGCTATCCCTCCTCAGTCAGATCTAGAGTACACCATTCCTCCT TTATTCTTCTATAAGCCAAACCTGTGGTGGCCAAATGGCATGGGAAAGCAATCCCTATACTATGTCGAGATTAGTGTAGATGTTAAAGGATTTGGAGAGTCTGATTCCTGGAGCCATTATTTTGGATTCCGTAAGATCGAGAGTACAATTGATAATTCTACTGGTGGGAG GATCTTCAAGGTAAATGGTGAACCTATTTTTATCCGAGGAGGGAACTGGATATTGTCAGATGGCCTTCTTCGATTAACAAAGAAGCGATATATGACTGACATCAAGTTCCACGCCGACATGAACTTCAATATGCTTCGCTGTTGGGGTGGCGGATTAGCAGAGAGGCCTGATTTTTATCATTTTTGCGATGTCTATGGTCTGATG GTTTGGCAGGAATTTTGGATAACTGGAGATGTCGACGGCCGAGGAATTCCTGTATCAAACCCTAATGGCCCTTTGGACCATCATCTCTTTCTTCTATGTGCTAGAGATACTATCAAATTACTCAGGAATCATGCTAGTCTAGCTTTATGGGTTGGTGGTAATGAGCAAGTCCCACCAGTTGACATCAACAGAGCACTGAAGAATGATTTGAAGTTACATCCTATGTTTGTAAGTAGCCAGGCATCAAACAGTCAAGAAAAATGTTTATCGGAAGAATCAACTGACCCCAGTAAATACCTTGATGGTACGCGTGTGTATGTCCAAGGATCAATGTGGGATGGTTTTGCCAATGGGAAAGGCGATTTCACTGATGGTCCATATGAGATTCAATATCCAGAGAGCTTTTTCAAGGACAGTTTCTACAAATATGGGTTCAACCCTGAAGTTGGGTCTGTGGGGGTTCCAGTTGCTGCGACAATTAGGGCCACAATGCCTCCAGAGGGATGGAGTATTCCAATTTTCAAGAAAAGAATTGGCGGGTACATAGAAGAAGTACCAAATCCAATATGGGACTACCACAAGTTCATTCCCTACTCAAAACCAGGGAAGGTCCATGATCAGATTGAACTTTATGGACACCCAAAAGACCTGGATGATTTCTGTGAAAAG GCACAACTAGTTAACTACGTTCAGTACAGAGCGCTTCTGGAAGGATGGACTTCCTTCATGTGGACAAAGTTTACAGGTCTTCTGATTTGGAAGACACAGAATCCATGGACTGGACTAAGAGGGCAGTTCTATGATCATCTCCAAGACCAAACTGCTGGGTTTTATGGTTGCCGTTGTGCTGCTGAACCTATTCATGTCCAACTGAATTTGGCCAGCTACTTTATAGAG GTGGTAAACACTACAGCTGATGAACTCGCAGATGTGGCTGTCGAAGTTTCAGTATGGGATCTGGATGGTGCATCCCCCTATTACAAAGTTTCCGAGAAAATAGTTGTACCACCAAAGAAAGTGAAGCAGATCATGGAGATGAAATACCCGAAGATGAAGGATGCCAAGCCTGTGTATTTTCTGCTACTCAAACTTTTCAGGCTGTCAGACAATGGAATACTCTCCAGAAACTTCTACTGGTTACATCTTCATGGGAAAGACTACAAATTATTAGAGCAGTACCAGCAGAAAAACATTCCACTAAAAATTTATACTGAGGTTTCAGTCTCCGGCTCCAGGCACAAAGTAAGAATGACCGTGGAAAACAAGTCGAATAAGTCAGTAGCAGAAAACACATCCTCAGTATCAACAATTGATCTAGGTGATGCAAGTGGTTCCCACAACGCTAGCAAAGAAACTACTCAGCAGAGAAATGAGAGCGGCGGCTCGTGGAGGAAAATACGCAGCGGCCTCAGTATCCCAAGATCAAGTCACAACCTAAGAACACTTGAGGTGAACGGGACCGATTCGGGCGTCGCATTCTTCCTCCATTTCTCGGTGCACAGTTCTGGATCGTCCACAGCTAAGGAGAAATACAACGACACAAGGATCCTCCCTGTCCACTACTCAGACAACTACTTTTCGCTGACGCCGGGGGAGAAGACGGCCATTGACATCTCGTTCGAGGCTCCCCCGGGGTCCAGTCCCAGGGTCGTTCTCCGAGGCTGGAACCATCATCTGGACCATGCCGTGATGATCTGA